In Procambarus clarkii isolate CNS0578487 chromosome 25, FALCON_Pclarkii_2.0, whole genome shotgun sequence, the following proteins share a genomic window:
- the LOC123756302 gene encoding uncharacterized protein → MIILLPILIFILLTILLTILLNILLTILLAILLTIILTILLLILLTILLTILPNILRTILLTILLNLLLTIFLVILLIIHQTILLIIFLTILLTITLAIILIIFLAIYTPSHPPKHPLDDPSDHKPVYHLKLPPDHHLKHPPKHPPDHPPDHPPDHPPDYPPDHTPDHPPDLPPEYSPDHPDHPPDHTPDHPDYPPDYLPGYPLNNPPDHSPDHSPDHPPDNHPCHSHENLPDHTPNHPPGHPPKHPLGHLPDHPHDHNPDHPPKNPPDHPPDQPPDHLHDYPSDYPPDHFPDHLHDYPSDHPPDHTPDHPPDHPLDHSPDHPQDHPPDHVPHHLPKHPPDHLPGYPLNHPPDHPPDHPLDHSPDHPSDHPPGNSPENLPDHTPDEFPDYPPKHPSDHNPDHPPDNSHNQPPDHTPDYPFEHHPEHPPEYPPNRTSDNPPDHPPYHTPDHLPDHLPDNPPVNPPDHTPDHPKPSS, encoded by the coding sequence ATGATCATCCTCCTGCCTATCCTAATATTCATACTCCTGACCATCCTCCTGACCATCCTCTTGAACATCCTTCTGACCATTCTCCTGGCCATCCTCCTGACCATCATCCTGACTATCCTCCTGCTCATACTCCTAACTATCCTCTTGACCATCCTCCCGAACATCCTCCGGACCATCCTCCTgaccattctcttgaacctcctcCTGACCATCTTCCTGGTTATCCTCTTAATCATCCACCAGACCATCCTCCTGATCATTTTCCTGACCATCCTCCTGACAATCACCCTTGCCATTATCCTGATAATCTTCCTGGCTATATATACTCCTAGCCATCCTCCCAAACATCCTCTTGACGATCCTTCTGATCATAAGCCTGTCTATCATCTCAAACTTCCTCCTGACCATCATCTCAAGCATCCTCCCAAACATCCCCCTGACCATCCTCCTGACCATCCTCCTGACCATCCTCCAGACTATCCTCCTGATCATACTCCTGACCATCCTCCTGACCTTCCTCCAGAATATTCTCCTGACCATCCTGACCATCCTCCAGATCATACTCCTGACCATCCTGACTATCCTCCTGACTATCTTCCGGGTTATCCTCTTAACAATCCTCCTGACCATTCTCCTGACCATTCTCCTGACCATCCTCCTGACAATCACCCTTGCCATTCTCATGAGAATCTTCCTGACCATACTCCTAACCATCCTCCTGGCCATCCTCCCAAACATCCTCTTGGCCATCTTCCCGACCATCCTCACGATCATAACCCTGACCATCCTCCCAAAAATCCTCCTGACCATCCTCCTGACCAGCCTCCTGATCATCTTCATGACTATCCCTCTGACTATCCTCCTGACCATTTTCCAGACCATCTTCATGACTATCCTTCTGACCATCCTCCTGACCATACTCCTGACCATCCTCCAGACCATCCTCTTGACCATTCTCCTGACCATCCTCAGGACCATCCTCCTGACCATGTGCCTCACCATCTTCCCAAACATCCTCCTGACCATCTTCCTGGTTATCCTCTTAACCATCCACCAGACCATCCTCCTGACCATCCTCTTGACCATTCTCCTGACCATCCTTCTGACCATCCTCCTggcaattctcctgagaatcttCCTGATCATACTCCTGACGAATTTCCTGACTATCCTCCCAAACATCCTTCTGACCACAATCCTGACCATCCTCCTGATAATTCTCATAACCAACCTCCTGATCATACTCCTGACTATCCTTTTGAACATCATCCCGAACATCCTCCTGAGTATCCTCCTAATCGTACTTCTGACAATCCTCCTGATCATCCTCCTTATCATACTCCTGACCATCTTCCTGACCATCTTCCTGACAATCCTCCTGTCAATCCTCCTGATCATACTCCTGACCATCCTAAACCATCTTCCTGA
- the LOC123756304 gene encoding uncharacterized protein — translation MMEFIAGKCVDVTEQFIPVKKEVDEKNPLPDHPLDHLPDHPPDHPPDHSPGHPPDHLPGYPLKHPPGHPPDHPIDHPPGYPPENLPGHTPDHLHDYPSDHFPDYLPDHLHDYPPKHPPKHPPNHHHDYPDHFPDQPDHSPGHPPDHPPDHPPDHPPGHPPDHPPDHPTGHPPDNPPGHPPDHRYGYPPDHPQDHLHEYSHDYTPDHPLDHPPGPSPDHPLDPSTDHPPDASPDHPPDPSPDPPPDHPLDHPPNYPPDQSRDHPPDHLHYPSDHPPDHLPDHSPEHSPYHPPDHHADLSPAHPPGHPPEHSPDHPLDHRPDHPPNRPPDHPPSHLPDHPPDHSPDHPLDHPPNHLLDNPPDHPPDHPPDYPPENPTDYPLNHTPDHPSDHAPDHPPDHPPDHTPDHTPDHPLDHPHGHTPEYPHDHPPDHTSVYPPDYPPNHTTDHRPDHPSDHAPDHSTDYPPDNSLGHPLDHPPDYPPEHLPEHPPDHPPDQPPEHSPDHPPVHPPEYLPDHPLPPFS, via the exons ATGATGGAATTTATTGCTGGGAAATGTGTCGATGTAACGGAACAATTTATTCCAGTCAAGAAGGAGGTGGATGAAAAAAA CCCTCTTCCTGACCATCCTCTTGACCATCTTCCTGATCATCCTCCTGACCATCCTCCAGACCATTCTCCTGGCCACCCTCCAGACCATCTTCCTGGTTATCCTCTTAAGCATCCACCAGGCCATCCTCCTGATCATCCTATTGACCATCCTCCTGGTTATCCTCCTGAGAATCTTCCTGGCCATACTCCTGACCATCTCCATGACTATCCTTCTGACCATTTTCCGGACTATCTTCCTGATCATCTTCATGACTATCCTCCTAAACATCCTCCTAAACATCCTCCTAACCATCATCATGACTATCCTGACCATTTTCCTGACCAACCTGACCATTCTCCTGGCCATCCTCCAGACCATCCTCCTGACCATCCTCCTGACCATCCACCTGGCCATCCTCCTGACCATCCTCCTGACCATCCAACTGGCCATCCTCCTGACAATCCACCTGGTCATCCTCCTGACCACCGTTATGGCTATCCACCTGACCATCCTCAAGATCATCTTCATGAATATTCTCATGACTATACTCCTGACCATCCTCTGGACCATCCTCCAGGCCCTTCTCCTGACCATCCTCTTGACCCTTCTACTGACCATCCTCCTGACGCTTCTCCTGACCATCCTCCTGACCCTTCTCCTGACCCTCCTCCTGACCATCCTCTTGACCATCCTCCTAACTATCCTCCTGACCAATCTCGTGACCATCCTCCTGATCATCTTCACTATCCTTCTGACCATCCTCCTGACCATCTTCCTGACCATTCTCCTGAACATTCTCCTTACCATCCTCCTGACCATCATGCTGACCtttctcctgcccatcctcctggtCATCCTCCTGAACATTCTCCTGACCATCCTCTGGACCATCGTCCTGACCATCCTCCTAACCGTCCTCCTGACCATCCTCCTAGCCATCTTCCTGATCATCCTCCTGACCATTCTCCTGACCATCCTCTGGACCATCCTCCTAACCATCTTCTTGACAATCCTCCCGACCATCCTCCTGACCATCCTCCTGACTATCCTCCCGAAAATCCTACTGACTATCCTCTTAATCATACTCCTGACCATCCTTCTGACCATGCTCCTGACCATCCTCCTGACCATCCTCCTGACCATACTCCTGATCACACTCCTGACCATCCTCTGGACCATCCTCATGGTCATACTCCTGAATATCCTCATGACCATCCTCCTGACCATACTTCCGTATATCCTCCTGACTATCCTCCTAATCATACTACTGACCATCGTCCTGACCATCCTTCTGACCATGCTCCTGACCATTCTACTGACTATCCTCCTGACAATTCTCTTGGCCATCCTCTGGACCATCCACCTGACTATCCTCCTGAACATCTTCCCGAACATCCTCCTGACCATCCACCTGACCAACCTCCCGAACATTCTCCTGACCATCCTCCTGTCCATCCTCCTGAATATCTTCCTGACCATCCTCTTCCCCCATTCTCCTGA